The proteins below are encoded in one region of Flammeovirga kamogawensis:
- a CDS encoding lipase family protein yields MDPLTASSAKKFHSLNMKGFDIKYRILKKTLFIEFHPTENLLDWLNVRLKYKKRNGVHLGYLRSYFSCANKLEKIIETNSNAICTIEVIGFGIGGAIAQVFCLFMSKHIKQPIKIITYDSPTPFNQVKREEFDTLISIQEHYIFGFDLIGTLPIRLFGYAFPKNQRDYRIV; encoded by the coding sequence ATGGACCCGTTAACAGCAAGTTCAGCAAAGAAATTCCATTCATTAAACATGAAAGGGTTTGATATAAAATATCGTATTCTTAAAAAAACTCTTTTTATTGAGTTTCATCCTACAGAGAATCTTTTAGATTGGTTAAACGTACGTCTAAAATATAAAAAAAGGAATGGAGTACACTTAGGGTATTTAAGAAGCTACTTTAGCTGTGCGAATAAACTTGAAAAAATTATAGAAACAAACAGTAATGCTATTTGCACAATTGAAGTTATTGGCTTTGGTATTGGTGGTGCTATTGCTCAAGTATTTTGCCTGTTTATGTCTAAACACATTAAGCAACCTATCAAAATTATTACTTATGATAGCCCTACTCCTTTTAATCAGGTTAAAAGAGAAGAGTTTGACACTCTAATAAGTATACAGGAACATTATATATTTGGGTTTGATTTGATTGGTACTTTACCAATTAGATTGTTTGGGTATGCTTTTCCTAAAAATCAAAGAGATTATAGAATTGTGTAA
- a CDS encoding HAD family hydrolase codes for MKDRIKVIAFDADDTLWINEPYFRVFEEDYFNLMAHYMPKEALKAKLFDLVIKNIPMYGYGTRGLSLSMLEGAVLFSNGKVKANEVLEILNFGKRMLGNPVELIDGVEETLAYLSNKYRLVVATKGDLLEQEKKLEKSNLLKYFHHTEIVSEKTEKEYSKLLQHLDIEADEFLMVGNSLKSDIVPVLNIGAHAFHVPFHSTWAHEMVDGIVEGEKFRELKKITEVIEIL; via the coding sequence ATGAAAGATAGAATTAAAGTTATTGCTTTTGATGCCGATGATACTTTATGGATAAATGAACCATATTTTAGAGTATTTGAGGAAGACTATTTTAATTTGATGGCCCATTATATGCCCAAAGAAGCATTAAAAGCTAAACTATTTGATTTGGTAATAAAAAATATTCCAATGTATGGTTACGGAACAAGAGGTTTATCGTTATCTATGTTAGAAGGAGCTGTTTTATTTTCTAATGGAAAAGTGAAAGCTAACGAGGTTTTAGAAATACTTAATTTTGGTAAAAGGATGTTAGGAAACCCTGTCGAATTAATTGACGGTGTTGAAGAGACATTAGCTTATCTATCAAATAAATACAGGTTGGTAGTAGCTACTAAAGGTGACCTTTTAGAGCAAGAAAAGAAATTGGAAAAATCTAACCTACTAAAATATTTTCATCATACTGAAATAGTTTCTGAAAAAACAGAGAAAGAATACAGTAAATTACTTCAGCACCTAGATATAGAAGCTGATGAATTTTTAATGGTGGGTAACTCTTTAAAATCCGATATAGTACCAGTTCTAAATATTGGAGCACATGCTTTTCATGTTCCTTTTCATAGCACTTGGGCTCATGAAATGGTAGACGGGATTGTAGAAGGTGAGAAGTTTAGGGAGTTAAAAAAAATAACAGAAGTAATAGAGATACTGTAA
- a CDS encoding YiiX/YebB-like N1pC/P60 family cysteine hydrolase: MKNLLYSLLCILFCGCTTTSFNISDLKPGDIIFQDVDCGPFCDAVDKVTSGYNGKDFSHCALVVQENDSLFIIEAVGQGVVKTSFHQFFGKKIAAGGTLVGRVKKQYAYLAPKAAKNAFQYLGKEYDDVFDINNDKYYCSELVYETYREANNGKDVFKLFPMTYKDPDTQDYFPIWVDYFKKLNVQIPEGEPGLNPGGVSKSDYLDIISISF; the protein is encoded by the coding sequence ATGAAAAACCTACTTTATAGCCTTTTATGTATCCTTTTTTGTGGTTGTACTACTACTTCATTCAATATAAGTGATTTAAAACCTGGTGATATCATTTTCCAAGATGTTGATTGTGGTCCTTTTTGCGATGCTGTAGACAAAGTAACATCTGGATACAATGGTAAAGATTTTTCTCATTGTGCTTTGGTGGTTCAAGAAAACGATTCATTATTTATTATTGAAGCTGTAGGACAAGGAGTTGTAAAAACATCATTTCATCAGTTTTTTGGTAAAAAAATAGCCGCCGGAGGTACGCTTGTTGGAAGAGTAAAAAAGCAATACGCTTACCTTGCTCCAAAAGCAGCAAAAAATGCTTTTCAATATTTAGGAAAAGAATATGATGATGTTTTTGACATTAATAATGATAAATATTATTGTTCTGAATTAGTTTATGAAACCTACAGAGAGGCCAATAATGGTAAAGATGTTTTTAAATTATTCCCTATGACGTACAAGGACCCAGACACGCAAGATTATTTCCCTATTTGGGTAGATTATTTTAAAAAGCTTAATGTACAGATTCCTGAAGGTGAACCAGGATTAAACCCTGGAGGTGTATCTAAATCAGATTATCTAGATATTATTTCTATTTCTTTCTAG
- a CDS encoding sigma-54-dependent transcriptional regulator, translating into MSKPLGKILVIDDNEDILLAAKMLLKKNADLVQVESNPGKIPFLLKNDSYDVILLDMNFTKDTTSGKEGFHWLEQILEIDPNAVVVMITAYGDVETAVNAVKQGATDFVLKPWNNEKLIATLTSAVRLKKSYEEVKVLKEEKTELSSALNKAAGTDGIVIGDSPAMKKVFALISKVAKTDANILVLGENGTGKEVIARAIHEQSLRNDKVFIGVDMGSISETLFQSELFGHKKGAFTDAREDRAGRFEIANKGTLFLDEIGNLPMTLQSKLLTVLQKREVIRVGDNKQIPVDIRLVCATNMPVYEMVENKEFRQDLLYRINTVEIHLPPLRDRVEDIPLLVTHFLNTYTKKYRKDKMKVSSATMKKLQKYYWPGNVRELQHALERAVIMAEEDTLQPMDFTFLVEKNKDEDNFDLSEFDLDTVEKMMIQKAVSKYSGNISKAAKSLGLTRASLYRRLEKHGL; encoded by the coding sequence ATGAGTAAGCCCTTAGGTAAAATTCTAGTCATAGATGACAATGAAGATATTTTATTAGCAGCAAAAATGCTGTTAAAAAAGAACGCAGATTTAGTACAAGTTGAAAGCAACCCTGGTAAAATTCCGTTCTTATTAAAGAACGACTCTTATGATGTAATTTTATTGGATATGAACTTTACTAAAGATACTACTTCTGGTAAAGAGGGATTCCATTGGTTAGAGCAAATATTAGAAATAGATCCGAATGCAGTAGTTGTAATGATAACTGCCTATGGTGATGTAGAAACAGCTGTAAACGCTGTTAAACAAGGTGCAACAGATTTTGTATTGAAACCTTGGAATAACGAAAAACTAATTGCTACGTTGACATCTGCTGTAAGATTGAAAAAGTCTTATGAAGAAGTTAAAGTTTTAAAAGAAGAAAAAACGGAATTATCTTCCGCACTTAACAAAGCTGCAGGTACAGATGGTATAGTAATAGGAGATAGTCCTGCTATGAAAAAAGTTTTTGCACTGATAAGTAAAGTAGCAAAAACAGACGCCAACATTTTGGTTCTTGGTGAGAACGGTACAGGTAAAGAAGTAATTGCACGTGCAATACACGAACAATCATTAAGAAACGATAAAGTATTTATTGGTGTTGATATGGGATCTATCTCAGAAACACTTTTCCAATCAGAGTTATTTGGTCATAAAAAAGGAGCATTTACCGATGCAAGAGAAGACCGAGCAGGTAGGTTTGAGATTGCAAATAAAGGAACATTATTCTTAGATGAAATTGGTAATTTACCCATGACATTGCAATCTAAGCTCTTAACAGTACTGCAAAAAAGAGAAGTAATTAGGGTTGGTGATAACAAACAAATACCAGTTGATATTAGGCTAGTGTGTGCAACCAACATGCCTGTTTACGAAATGGTAGAGAATAAAGAGTTCAGACAAGATTTACTTTACCGTATAAATACTGTAGAAATACACTTACCACCGCTAAGAGATAGAGTAGAGGATATTCCTTTATTGGTGACACACTTTTTAAATACCTACACTAAGAAGTACAGAAAAGATAAAATGAAAGTTTCTTCTGCAACAATGAAGAAACTACAGAAATATTATTGGCCTGGTAATGTAAGAGAGCTACAACACGCCTTAGAACGTGCAGTAATTATGGCTGAAGAAGATACATTACAACCAATGGATTTTACATTTTTAGTAGAAAAAAATAAGGATGAAGACAATTTCGATTTGTCAGAATTTGATTTAGATACTGTAGAGAAAATGATGATTCAGAAGGCAGTAAGTAAGTATTCTGGGAATATTTCTAAAGCGGCCAAATCTCTTGGTTTAACAAGAGCGTCGTTGTACAGAAGATTAGAAAAACATGGTCTATAA
- a CDS encoding sensor histidine kinase, translating to MVYKQFRLQITLRVFLLLISSFVLSFFLQLEYWATSIFVFAGICYQVYLLLQKLNSITFEVKKFLDAINYDDFTQTFTVSRSGDIQDELNKSLQKSLTRFKELRADRETDLMFYKSIAQHIDAGLIAFNPEGKVIFSNLITKRIFSGIKSANIEDFKKVSPKLYEIFTDDSEEEIHHVSVPGRYDIQRLVVQKITIYVKGEVVRVFSMDRVQEEVEQAQIEAWEALIKVLTHEMMNAMAPIASLSNTVNNELNELKTEYETNGNVPSKEDLSDIQLAMNTIEQRANSMSALAEDFRVMAHLRDSEPQHIDSIALCKEYIEGIQQECDDKNIKIVFEATQDVLMITADPIQIRTVIDCLCRNSIEELSDTENAKITIRCNQDDHNGRPIIQVIDNGSGIDLDALDRIFVPFFTTKKEHTGIGLSLSQQIMRRNNGRLTIKKESDQGAEFALRF from the coding sequence ATGGTCTATAAACAATTCAGGCTTCAAATAACACTAAGAGTATTCTTGTTGTTAATATCTTCTTTTGTATTAAGTTTCTTCTTGCAATTAGAATATTGGGCAACATCTATTTTTGTGTTTGCAGGCATTTGCTATCAGGTTTATTTATTACTTCAAAAATTAAATAGTATAACGTTTGAAGTTAAGAAGTTTTTGGACGCCATTAACTACGATGATTTTACACAAACGTTTACGGTTTCTAGGTCTGGTGATATTCAAGATGAATTGAATAAATCTTTACAGAAATCACTTACAAGATTTAAAGAATTAAGAGCGGATAGAGAAACTGATTTAATGTTTTATAAAAGCATTGCTCAGCATATTGATGCGGGGTTGATTGCTTTTAACCCAGAAGGAAAAGTTATCTTTTCCAACTTGATCACGAAACGAATTTTTTCTGGTATTAAGTCTGCAAATATTGAAGATTTCAAAAAAGTATCTCCAAAGTTATATGAAATTTTTACCGATGACTCTGAAGAAGAAATTCATCATGTAAGCGTTCCTGGGCGTTATGATATTCAACGTTTAGTAGTTCAAAAAATCACGATCTATGTAAAAGGAGAGGTGGTTAGGGTATTTAGTATGGACAGAGTACAAGAAGAGGTAGAGCAAGCACAAATAGAAGCTTGGGAAGCACTCATTAAAGTACTTACCCATGAGATGATGAATGCAATGGCTCCAATTGCATCGTTAAGTAATACTGTAAATAACGAACTGAATGAGCTTAAAACAGAATACGAAACCAATGGTAATGTCCCTTCTAAAGAAGATTTAAGTGATATTCAATTGGCCATGAATACGATCGAACAACGTGCAAACTCTATGTCTGCACTTGCAGAAGATTTTAGAGTAATGGCACATTTGAGAGATAGTGAACCTCAGCATATTGATAGTATTGCTTTGTGCAAAGAATATATTGAAGGAATACAACAAGAATGTGATGACAAGAACATTAAGATTGTTTTTGAAGCAACACAAGATGTACTCATGATAACAGCAGACCCTATTCAGATACGAACAGTAATAGATTGTTTGTGTAGAAATAGTATAGAGGAATTATCGGATACAGAAAATGCTAAAATTACAATTCGCTGTAATCAAGATGACCATAACGGTAGACCTATAATACAGGTTATTGACAACGGTTCTGGTATTGACTTAGATGCCTTAGATAGAATTTTTGTTCCATTCTTTACTACAAAAAAGGAACATACAGGTATTGGTTTAAGTTTATCACAACAAATAATGAGACGAAATAATGGTCGTTTAACTATTAAGAAAGAAAGTGATCAAGGAGCAGAGTTTGCCCTTCGTTTTTAA
- a CDS encoding tetratricopeptide repeat protein, producing MKATTIILTVLLCVFQTFSFAQGQNSDSEIFIRKGIELHDNGKYKKAIKQYKKALKLNNEDVLALYELAMSYLAMEDYNKSIYYSKKVIELDKDDNSTILGYVNYGTSLDMLGKQDEALKVYEKGMLRFNYYLLYYNHAVTALSMNKIELARESAISSITVNPNHGSSHLLLSKTYLLENKLTQFLLSKYFFFLVEPSSQRSSIEYSNLKKLQHLDKDLITKDDKGNLNLNLNFNVTDDTTYLHQEIFLLSAKTKKIINPSITDTELFVSTVKGLFETLEDFKSNEPEFVADFYIPIYQKIQEKKLTEPFAYFILQGSEPDAKKWLENNEKELERLYSFFSADQEGK from the coding sequence ATGAAAGCAACGACTATTATTCTAACAGTACTATTATGTGTATTTCAAACTTTCTCTTTCGCTCAAGGACAAAACTCTGATAGTGAGATTTTTATTAGAAAAGGGATTGAACTCCATGATAATGGTAAGTACAAAAAAGCAATAAAACAGTACAAGAAGGCACTAAAACTAAATAATGAAGATGTTTTGGCTCTTTATGAGCTAGCAATGTCTTATTTGGCAATGGAAGACTATAACAAATCTATCTATTATTCTAAAAAAGTAATTGAACTAGATAAAGATGATAATAGTACTATTTTAGGCTATGTGAACTATGGTACATCTTTAGACATGTTGGGAAAACAAGATGAGGCTTTAAAGGTGTATGAAAAAGGGATGCTGCGTTTTAATTATTATTTATTGTATTACAATCATGCTGTTACTGCTTTGAGCATGAATAAAATAGAATTAGCTAGAGAATCAGCAATTTCATCTATTACTGTAAATCCTAATCATGGAAGCAGCCACTTATTATTGAGTAAAACGTATTTATTGGAAAATAAGCTAACTCAATTTTTACTTTCTAAATATTTTTTCTTCTTAGTAGAACCTTCTTCTCAAAGGTCATCAATAGAATATTCAAATTTAAAAAAGTTACAACATCTTGATAAAGATCTAATAACAAAAGATGATAAAGGGAATTTGAATCTAAATTTAAACTTTAATGTAACAGATGATACTACATACCTTCATCAAGAAATTTTTCTCTTATCAGCTAAGACAAAAAAAATAATAAACCCATCAATCACTGATACAGAATTATTTGTTTCCACAGTTAAAGGTTTATTTGAAACATTAGAAGATTTTAAATCGAATGAGCCAGAATTTGTGGCAGATTTTTACATCCCAATTTATCAAAAAATTCAGGAAAAGAAGCTTACTGAACCATTTGCATATTTTATTCTACAAGGTAGCGAACCTGACGCTAAGAAATGGTTAGAAAATAATGAAAAAGAACTTGAAAGGCTTTATTCCTTTTTTAGTGCTGATCAAGAAGGTAAATAA
- a CDS encoding transposase translates to MNEDQEYQYTKRTQKDYSYSFKLQVVDEVERGEIGITAARLKYGIQGHGTIRTWIRKYGNLDWDNKSDLKMGKTPEQKLLELEQKVLLLEKQKASLEKQLYVTDKKAIFFDMMIDIAEDEFNIPIRKKSLPKQLTNSKKKKK, encoded by the coding sequence ATGAATGAAGATCAAGAATATCAGTACACTAAACGTACACAAAAAGATTATAGCTACTCTTTTAAATTACAAGTTGTAGATGAAGTGGAACGAGGGGAAATAGGTATAACGGCAGCAAGACTTAAATATGGAATACAAGGTCATGGTACCATCCGTACTTGGATAAGAAAGTATGGTAATTTAGATTGGGATAATAAATCTGATTTAAAAATGGGAAAGACACCAGAACAAAAATTATTGGAGCTAGAACAAAAGGTTCTATTATTAGAGAAGCAAAAAGCTTCTTTAGAAAAACAACTCTACGTAACAGATAAAAAAGCAATTTTCTTTGATATGATGATCGATATTGCTGAGGATGAGTTTAATATTCCTATTAGAAAAAAGTCTTTACCCAAGCAGTTGACCAATTCAAAAAAGAAGAAAAAATAG
- a CDS encoding IS3 family transposase has translation MLGLNRQIYYRSKRKVKKNNSIASKVVDLVKRIRLKQTKIGTRKLYQLLLPELQLLNVGRDKLFDIMRANRLDIKPKKQYHVTTNSHHRFKKHKNLIEHLEINRPEQVLVSDITYIGERSNPMYLSLVTDAYSKKIMGLNVSDSLNANGAIAALKEALKNRNYVDLPMIHHSDRGLQYCSHEYQRHLQENKVLCSMTESYDPYQNAVAERINGILKQEFILGIKINDLDLMNKFIRESVYIYNNERPHWSNYMKTPVEMHQQSEIKMRTYKSKNSTESTLDAINI, from the coding sequence TTGCTTGGGTTAAATCGACAAATTTATTATCGTTCGAAAAGGAAAGTAAAAAAGAATAATAGTATTGCATCTAAAGTAGTAGACTTAGTGAAAAGAATTCGTTTGAAGCAAACTAAAATAGGGACAAGGAAATTATATCAATTACTTCTTCCTGAATTGCAATTACTAAATGTAGGTAGAGATAAGCTTTTTGATATCATGAGGGCTAATCGACTCGATATCAAGCCTAAAAAACAATATCATGTCACTACAAATTCTCATCACAGATTTAAAAAGCATAAAAATCTTATTGAGCATTTGGAAATAAATAGACCTGAACAAGTATTAGTTTCTGATATAACTTACATAGGTGAGCGAAGTAACCCAATGTATCTCTCCTTAGTAACAGATGCCTATTCTAAGAAAATAATGGGGTTAAATGTATCAGATAGTTTGAATGCAAATGGAGCTATTGCAGCATTAAAAGAAGCACTGAAAAATAGAAACTATGTTGATTTACCAATGATACACCATTCAGATAGAGGATTACAATATTGTAGTCACGAGTATCAACGACATCTTCAGGAAAATAAAGTATTGTGCTCGATGACGGAATCTTACGATCCTTATCAAAATGCGGTAGCAGAAAGAATAAACGGAATTCTTAAGCAAGAATTTATTTTAGGAATAAAAATTAATGATCTCGATTTAATGAATAAATTTATTAGAGAATCTGTATATATTTACAATAATGAAAGGCCTCATTGGAGTAATTATATGAAGACACCTGTTGAGATGCATCAGCAAAGTGAAATAAAAATGAGAACTTATAAAAGTAAAAATAGCACCGAGTCTACACTCGATGCTATCAATATATAA
- the bla gene encoding subclass B1 metallo-beta-lactamase, which translates to MTLKNISFSFISLIIAFSCCKTKENTSTQIQTYSTDILTVKPLTEHTLVHISYLHTKDFGDVACNGMIVIDDGEAIIIDSPTDSASTVALINYVQDSLKAQIKGVIPTHFHVDCVGGLPEFHKRGIPSYATSQTINLAKEKGFPIPQNGFDNTRTFFVDDHEVIASYFGKGHTEDNIVVYQPTDKVLFGGCLVKKMNAGKGNLADADTNVWASTIQKVSDHYKDVEVVIPGHGPTGNNSLFEYTIQLFEQK; encoded by the coding sequence ATGACTTTAAAAAACATTTCGTTCTCTTTTATCAGTTTGATAATTGCATTTTCTTGCTGTAAAACTAAAGAGAATACATCAACTCAAATTCAAACGTATTCTACTGATATTCTTACAGTAAAACCTTTAACAGAACATACACTTGTTCATATTTCTTATTTACATACCAAAGACTTTGGTGACGTTGCATGTAATGGTATGATTGTTATTGATGACGGTGAAGCAATAATAATAGATTCACCTACTGATAGTGCTAGTACAGTAGCGTTAATAAATTATGTACAAGACTCTTTAAAAGCACAGATTAAAGGTGTAATACCTACTCATTTTCATGTTGATTGCGTAGGTGGTTTGCCTGAGTTTCATAAGCGTGGTATACCATCATATGCTACTTCCCAAACCATTAACCTTGCAAAAGAAAAGGGCTTCCCGATTCCTCAAAATGGATTTGATAATACAAGAACATTTTTTGTAGACGATCATGAAGTAATTGCTTCTTATTTTGGAAAAGGACATACAGAAGATAATATAGTGGTCTACCAACCTACAGATAAAGTTTTATTTGGTGGGTGTCTTGTTAAAAAAATGAATGCAGGTAAAGGTAATTTAGCGGATGCAGATACAAATGTATGGGCTTCTACAATTCAAAAAGTAAGCGATCATTATAAAGATGTAGAAGTTGTAATTCCAGGCCATGGACCTACAGGTAATAATTCTTTATTTGAGTACACAATACAACTTTTTGAGCAAAAGTAA
- a CDS encoding NADPH:quinone reductase, translating to MKAAWYTEQGKAEEVFFIGERNEPQPLDGEIQIKVQYAGVNPGEISKRIARFGGEMPYPLVIPHSDASGIVTKIGEGVDKHWLGKKVMCFGAQSYRPFGTAAEFTCVPATHVFELDDSIDMQQAAQMGIPAITGHYAIYKAGDPRGKTILVSGGAGAVGQCAIQFAKRGGAKVIATVRKQEDRKIALYAGADEAICTDEEGLNKLDNYKRTIDHIVEVAFSSNLELDIQLLKVGGSIVTFATADGSPKIPFWQLVFDNISIHFLGSDDFPLEAKQKAMREAANALEAGWKGLSIYKIYPLDEIAEAHNEVEFRRTKERVLLKIS from the coding sequence ATGAAAGCAGCTTGGTATACTGAGCAAGGAAAAGCTGAAGAGGTTTTCTTTATTGGTGAACGCAATGAGCCTCAACCTTTAGATGGGGAAATTCAAATTAAAGTGCAATATGCAGGTGTTAACCCTGGCGAAATATCTAAAAGAATTGCTCGTTTTGGAGGTGAAATGCCCTACCCATTAGTTATTCCACATAGTGATGCTAGTGGTATAGTTACTAAGATTGGTGAAGGAGTAGATAAGCATTGGCTTGGGAAAAAAGTAATGTGCTTTGGGGCGCAGTCTTACAGGCCTTTTGGGACTGCTGCAGAATTTACATGTGTTCCTGCAACTCATGTTTTTGAGTTAGACGATTCTATTGATATGCAACAAGCAGCTCAAATGGGTATACCTGCAATTACAGGGCATTATGCTATCTATAAAGCTGGAGACCCTAGAGGAAAAACAATTCTTGTTAGTGGTGGAGCGGGTGCTGTAGGGCAATGTGCTATACAATTTGCAAAACGTGGTGGAGCTAAAGTAATTGCTACAGTACGTAAACAAGAAGATAGAAAAATAGCACTTTATGCAGGTGCTGATGAAGCAATTTGTACAGATGAAGAAGGGTTGAATAAACTTGATAACTATAAAAGAACAATTGACCATATTGTAGAAGTTGCTTTCTCTAGTAATTTAGAATTGGACATTCAGTTATTAAAAGTAGGAGGGAGTATTGTAACTTTTGCTACTGCAGATGGATCGCCTAAAATTCCTTTTTGGCAGTTAGTTTTTGATAATATCAGTATTCATTTTTTAGGGAGTGATGATTTTCCATTAGAAGCAAAACAAAAAGCTATGCGAGAAGCTGCTAATGCTTTAGAAGCTGGATGGAAGGGCTTATCGATCTATAAAATCTATCCTTTAGATGAAATTGCTGAAGCACATAATGAAGTAGAATTTAGACGTACAAAAGAGCGTGTATTACTAAAAATCTCATAG
- a CDS encoding SDR family NAD(P)-dependent oxidoreductase, with translation MKNYLVIGGSSGIGLALIKQLCEEGNMVYATYNTTIPIFNHENVNYHALNVLDSTLDLSFLPDTLNGVAYCPGSINLLPFSRIEVDSYTKDFELQVGGAIKVIQQTINKMKKSGNASIVMYSTVAVQLGFKFHAQVAASKGAIEGLTKALAAEFAPKVRVNAIAPSLTDTPLAGKLLSDDAKKQANAATHPLKKIGESEDVASLSAFLLSDKSSWMTGQILHVDGGMSTIKV, from the coding sequence ATGAAAAACTATTTAGTGATAGGGGGTTCCTCAGGAATTGGGTTAGCTTTAATCAAGCAATTATGTGAAGAAGGAAACATGGTATATGCAACTTACAATACTACTATTCCTATTTTTAATCATGAAAATGTTAATTATCACGCACTAAATGTTTTAGATAGTACTTTAGATCTATCGTTTTTACCAGACACTTTAAATGGAGTTGCTTACTGTCCTGGGAGTATAAATTTATTACCTTTCAGTAGAATTGAAGTAGATAGTTATACAAAAGATTTTGAGTTGCAAGTTGGAGGAGCGATAAAAGTTATACAGCAAACTATTAATAAAATGAAAAAGTCAGGGAATGCATCTATAGTTATGTATTCTACCGTTGCTGTACAGTTAGGTTTTAAATTTCATGCTCAAGTTGCGGCATCCAAAGGTGCTATAGAAGGATTAACGAAAGCGCTTGCCGCTGAGTTTGCCCCAAAAGTTAGAGTTAATGCTATAGCACCTTCATTAACAGATACACCATTGGCAGGGAAATTATTAAGCGATGATGCAAAAAAGCAAGCTAATGCAGCAACTCATCCTTTAAAAAAAATAGGAGAATCTGAAGATGTAGCATCTTTGTCTGCATTCCTATTATCAGATAAATCAAGTTGGATGACAGGTCAAATTCTTCATGTTGATGGAGGTATGTCAACCATCAAAGTATAA
- a CDS encoding Lacal_2735 family protein, translating to MFGLFKKSSPKEKLEKKYKKLLEESHKLSTVNRMESDLKMFEASEVLKEIEKLEN from the coding sequence ATGTTCGGATTGTTTAAGAAATCATCTCCAAAAGAAAAATTAGAGAAAAAATATAAGAAGTTATTAGAAGAGTCGCACAAGCTATCTACAGTAAATAGAATGGAAAGTGATTTAAAGATGTTTGAGGCATCTGAGGTATTGAAAGAAATTGAAAAATTAGAAAATTAA
- a CDS encoding SRPBCC family protein, translated as MAFYQFKREQLINASVDEVWDFISSPRNLKEITPDYMGFDVTSTDIPEKMYEGMIITYKVSPLFGIKMDWMTEITKVRDKEYFVDEQRVGPYNIWHHQHILKEVKDGVLMKDIVTYSPPFGPLGAIANSLMIRSKLEEIFAYRKKVVEKKWGALPKVRSVEGLAG; from the coding sequence ATGGCATTTTATCAATTTAAAAGGGAGCAGTTAATTAATGCAAGTGTTGATGAGGTATGGGATTTTATTTCATCTCCTAGAAATTTAAAAGAGATTACACCAGATTATATGGGTTTTGATGTTACTTCTACAGATATACCAGAGAAGATGTATGAAGGCATGATTATTACCTATAAAGTTAGTCCGCTTTTTGGAATCAAAATGGATTGGATGACGGAAATTACAAAAGTAAGAGATAAAGAATATTTTGTTGATGAACAACGTGTTGGTCCTTACAACATTTGGCATCATCAACACATTTTAAAAGAGGTAAAGGATGGTGTATTAATGAAAGATATAGTGACATATTCACCACCGTTTGGACCTCTAGGTGCAATTGCAAATTCATTGATGATACGTTCCAAATTAGAGGAAATATTTGCCTATCGTAAAAAAGTAGTAGAAAAAAAATGGGGCGCATTGCCTAAAGTAAGATCTGTAGAAGGACTTGCTGGATAA